The genomic region ATTCCTGCCTCGTTCAAAACCTCATCATCATTGGCATCGCCCTCGACAAAAAGGATTTCATTTTCGTGCTTTTCTATAATTTCCCTATCCTTCTCTATCACAACAAAAGGTTTTCGATATGCCCTTAAACGTTCAATGGCCTGCATCCCATTTCTTCCAAAACCACACACTATCACATGATGGGACAATTTGCTGATTTTATTTTTCACCTTTTTCTTTTTTAATAATTGTAATGAGTTTCTACTAAGAACATATTCCGTTATGACCGATAACGCGAAAGCAACGATAAACACACTGAGTATGATTAAAAATACCGTAAAAATCTTGGATTGCGTATCCAACGGCCTTACTTCTTGAAAACCAACCGTTGCTATGGTAATAATGGTCATATACAGGGCATCTATCCAAGAATAATCCGATATATACCTATACCCTAAAACCCCAAAGAGCAAGACCCCTATGAACAAAAATAGCGCTATATATATTTTGGAACGAAAGAGTCTTATCATAATCAAAGATCAAAAACCGAACTGCGTTTAGTGTACAAAAGGTCTTTAATTTTTAACCAAAATGCAACGAACAAATACAGTGCAAAACCAAAACCCAAAGTGACGAAAGTAAGGTAAATAAAAGAGGTTCGCACTACCCTGGCCCTTATCCCAAAACGCTCGGCGATACGCCGACATACCTCAAAGCCCCTTTTTTGAAAATAATACAAAATCTGATAAAACCACTTCATGGCCTAAAATTAAACTTTTCTGTTCAATAAATTATTTCCCACGGCACATTGCAAACATTTGTTCTTTGTACAATATTCGTTGAACAACTGTAAAATCGCTTGACTATCTTTTGCGCTTGCAAATTTGATATCGAGTTTTTCAAAGTTTTCAATAACACTATTCTCTTCCCCTTTTAATTGGGTCACGATTCCTATGATTTCTTCATGTATATCCTTTCCCAAATGTTTGGCATAACAGAATTTGAGAGGAATGATAGTATTGATTACGAGTAGGTCAATAAATTTTTTGGACAGTTTTTTATCACGTTTTCTGGATTGTTTACCGAACGTGTAATGATTTTCCCAGTACATACTTGCCGACACATCAAATATATCATAAACCTCAACCAAAGTATTGGTATTCATTAACTTATTGAACAATTGTTGCTGTTCGTTATAGATGGCAGCCAATTGCGACAATCTGATCGTAGGAAAATTCGAGGGGCGTAATTTAAAGAATTCTGGCTGTACAATACCTTCGTTCGACAGACCAAACTTATGCTTCAAATATCCATATTCTCTTTTCAGATCGATATAATACATATCAACGATATCCTCGTTGGACAGTAAACCCGCTTGACCCAAAAACAAAGATTCTAGCTTTACCAAGTTATGACATGTTTTTCGTACGACAGAAAAATCTATTGCTTTTGCGATGCTCAAAAAAGAATCACCGTTAATTTTTGACCCAAAATTTTTGAACAGAAGCAAAAACAACGTTTTTTCCCAATCGTTTTGAGTAGCCTTCAAAAAACCATTTATAAGGAATGATTTTTGTTCCAAACGTTCAAAGTAG from Costertonia aggregata harbors:
- a CDS encoding potassium channel family protein, which produces MIRLFRSKIYIALFLFIGVLLFGVLGYRYISDYSWIDALYMTIITIATVGFQEVRPLDTQSKIFTVFLIILSVFIVAFALSVITEYVLSRNSLQLLKKKKVKNKISKLSHHVIVCGFGRNGMQAIERLRAYRKPFVVIEKDREIIEKHENEILFVEGDANDDEVLNEAGIDRAQYLITALPDDATNLFVVLSSRQLNKKLFIISRASQVTSQKKLLLAGADKVIMPDKIGGDHMASLVVMPDLITFMDKLSMEGEHTTNLEEVAIEDFADQVDCNSLRDLDLRKKTGCTIIGYIAPDGEYIINPEADLQLQPNSKVIVLGRPEQIRKLNQMFHID
- a CDS encoding PspC domain-containing protein, which codes for MKWFYQILYYFQKRGFEVCRRIAERFGIRARVVRTSFIYLTFVTLGFGFALYLFVAFWLKIKDLLYTKRSSVFDL
- a CDS encoding DUF2851 family protein, translated to MKEDLLHFIWKYKKLPLENLVTSKNEPVLISRVGSHNHGSGPDFFNAKLRIGNQLWAGNVEIHLKSSDWYAHHHEIDANYDNVILHVVWEDDAIVYRKDKTVIPTLELKNHISQRLLEAYKDLFDKKTIQFINCEKDIAQTDALIFLNWLDRLYFERLEQKSFLINGFLKATQNDWEKTLFLLLFKNFGSKINGDSFLSIAKAIDFSVVRKTCHNLVKLESLFLGQAGLLSNEDIVDMYYIDLKREYGYLKHKFGLSNEGIVQPEFFKLRPSNFPTIRLSQLAAIYNEQQQLFNKLMNTNTLVEVYDIFDVSASMYWENHYTFGKQSRKRDKKLSKKFIDLLVINTIIPLKFCYAKHLGKDIHEEIIGIVTQLKGEENSVIENFEKLDIKFASAKDSQAILQLFNEYCTKNKCLQCAVGNNLLNRKV